TTGTGGTTGAGTCTTTTCTATGCTTTAGTGTCTCCAACAAGCTCTCGATATCCGTCTCTTGAGATTGTAATACTTCTGCTGAACTCGACAAAACCAAAGGATGTTCATGACCAGGGAAAAGAATCATGCAAGTCGTTTTGATTTCTAGTGAGTGACATGAAGTCTCAAGTTTTGTACCTTTTGAAGCTCTTTCAAGCATTAAGCATCCTTCTTCACCTAAGGTCACAATCACAAATTTCAGTTTTGGCAATCTCAACAACATGGAAATGAGTGCACCAGGAGTTGAAGACGCCTCAGTCCATACCTGCACAATGCGAGAGACTAAGAACGTTTGGCCTTATATTCTGAGAAAAGATGCcggaaaaaaagaacaaaccgAGACTAACTTGCCTGAGGGAATTTTGCTGTGCAGACAACGTAATCGGCGAATTGCAAGAGATCATCTAAtccatctcttttcttctctgcaTCAACTAGAATAGGTATCTTCTTGCGACCTGCCTGCTCTGGATAAAAGCAACAAGCACAGGAGGAAATGAACATGTAGGTTGTGTGGCATATTATGTTTTTgtagacaaaaaataaaagagataatCTAGTGAAATCCAACATCATGAACTTAATGGAGACAAATCTTACATACATACGAATCAATTTACTATTTGCATGACTAATAAACTCTTGTTTTGGTGTGCTTGAGGGAAATCAAGAAACTTGTAAAGCCTAAAAACTCATTCGAAAGGGTAAGGAGATGCATGCTTACCTCTTTTGCAATCACCAAGGCCGTTTCGTGTAATCTTACATCAAAGTATACAATGCTTGCTCTGTCTAGAGCTGATAACATGCTAGATTGAGAAAGGTCAGCTAGTAACATGGGTGGGTCTCCTGGCGTGTGAATACAAGTACGGGTTTTCCTGAAAAACATAACCGTTGAAGATCTGACAATCAATGCAGACAAATCAATTCCAAGTCATACAAGTACCATTTCAGTATATAGCTGTTAGGTTAGATTTTCCTTGAATACTTAACTAATAGATTTGACACAAAGCAGTCAACATCACTCCTATGTAATTGTTTGCAACCAACATCAGGGAAAAGAAACGCTCACGTTTGTTTGTCAACAATGATATAAGTAAATGGTGAATTGCCCTCTTTAGAGACCTGCCACAAGATCATAATGATTAGGAAATTGAAGACAAGATTGCAAACTTCAAGAGTAAAAAAGAATACACATGATCAAAAGATTGAGCATTGTTACCACAAGAAAAGAAGTATCCACACCATCAGCTTCCAGCTCTTCCAGCATACCTTTTCCTTGAGAGTCATTCGCTACCTAAACATGTATTCCATTACTAATCAATAAGCATCGCTACACTAATGCCCTCTACTCGATTGTTGAATCTTTTCATGCCAAATCTATCAATTCAGAAAAGGAGAGAAGTCAACGGACCTTACTAATCAGTCTCGAAGTCAAGCCCAAACGAGCTGCACAGGTTAACGCATTTGCAGCATTACCCCCTCCTTGCACCTAACCACATTATCAaatttctaaaccctaaaatcactTCCAAAACAGAAGACCATTGGGAGGGGAGAGGAGGGAAGACTTTACTTACCTTGAGGCTAGTGCTTCGGATCTTATCGTCAGGTTGAGGATAAGAATCAACCGTCGCTAAGAAATCTACAGC
The sequence above is a segment of the Camelina sativa cultivar DH55 chromosome 10, Cs, whole genome shotgun sequence genome. Coding sequences within it:
- the LOC104717323 gene encoding ketohexokinase-like isoform X2; translated protein: MAPHSTSLCFSGTLCFTRLPPLPLFSSSTISLPVSRQFTRSIRMSSSSSSMDYVPSLPDNAIVLGCGGIAVDFLATVDSYPQPDDKIRSTSLKVQGGGNAANALTCAARLGLTSRLISKVANDSQGKGMLEELEADGVDTSFLVVSKEGNSPFTYIIVDKQTKTRTCIHTPGDPPMLLADLSQSSMLSALDRASIVYFDVRLHETALVIAKEAGRKKIPILVDAEKKRDGLDDLLQFADYVVCTAKFPQVWTEASSTPGALISMLLRLPKLKFVIVTLGEEGCLMLERASKAEVLQSQETDIESLLETLKHRKDSTTTFPTCVSSETTKLKADGIGTVSGRLFLGTAENIPTEELLDTTGAGDAFIGAVLYAICAGMPPEKMLPFAAQVAGCSCRALGARTGLPHRTDPRLVPFLV
- the LOC104717323 gene encoding ketohexokinase-like isoform X1, producing MAPHSTSLCFSGTLCFTRLPPLPLFSSSTISLPVSRQFTSFRSIRMSSSSSSMDYVPSLPDNAIVLGCGGIAVDFLATVDSYPQPDDKIRSTSLKVQGGGNAANALTCAARLGLTSRLISKVANDSQGKGMLEELEADGVDTSFLVVSKEGNSPFTYIIVDKQTKTRTCIHTPGDPPMLLADLSQSSMLSALDRASIVYFDVRLHETALVIAKEAGRKKIPILVDAEKKRDGLDDLLQFADYVVCTAKFPQVWTEASSTPGALISMLLRLPKLKFVIVTLGEEGCLMLERASKAEVLQSQETDIESLLETLKHRKDSTTTFPTCVSSETTKLKADGIGTVSGRLFLGTAENIPTEELLDTTGAGDAFIGAVLYAICAGMPPEKMLPFAAQVAGCSCRALGARTGLPHRTDPRLVPFLV
- the LOC104717323 gene encoding ketohexokinase-like isoform X3 — protein: MAPHSTSLCFSGTLCFTRLPPLPLFSSSTISLPVSRQFTRMSSSSSSMDYVPSLPDNAIVLGCGGIAVDFLATVDSYPQPDDKIRSTSLKVQGGGNAANALTCAARLGLTSRLISKVANDSQGKGMLEELEADGVDTSFLVVSKEGNSPFTYIIVDKQTKTRTCIHTPGDPPMLLADLSQSSMLSALDRASIVYFDVRLHETALVIAKEAGRKKIPILVDAEKKRDGLDDLLQFADYVVCTAKFPQVWTEASSTPGALISMLLRLPKLKFVIVTLGEEGCLMLERASKAEVLQSQETDIESLLETLKHRKDSTTTFPTCVSSETTKLKADGIGTVSGRLFLGTAENIPTEELLDTTGAGDAFIGAVLYAICAGMPPEKMLPFAAQVAGCSCRALGARTGLPHRTDPRLVPFLV